GATAATGGGTGTAATTGCTGTAGTAAAGAGAGCATTGGTTCATGTTTCTCGGCGTCTTCAAATTCGCTTACCAGCTGAGAGATACAAAGACCAAGCTACTTCAAAAGGTGCATCCCATGAACAACCTGTGGACTATCCTCTGGATACCAAATCCTCAATACAACCTTTGCCGAGAAATGCCGTTAATCATTCTTCAGTAGCCCATTCATTGTCATCCGATGTTGATAGAGTTCTGAATCTTGATGCTGACTCTGCTCAAAGAAAAGTAGTCTTTAGATTGCTTTGCTCTTATATCTCTGCTGGAGGTGTGATTGGTAAgggtgcccaaattgtcaaagCTCTAGAGAAAGATACTGGAGCTTCTATAAAGTTTTCCACTCCAACAGTACGGTCAAAAGAACGTGTGGCCATCATATATTCGCTTGAAGTTCTGTGACTATCATTGCttcctttttatttaacttCTAGTCATGCAATTTTCCATTGTGCTTCATTTATGACACTTCGACAGGTATTTACAAATGCTGTTTTCTCTAACTGTTATGATATCTTCTTTAGGTTCGGAAGCCATTGTACTCGCCTGCACAAGTTGCCACAGTTCGAGTGTTTGAAAGATCTGTAGAAGTTAGCCGTGAACACGGACACATTAAGGCTGGCTCAATAAGTGCAAGAATCTTAGTTGGGCCGCATGAAGTTAAATGCCTCCTTGATGAAAAGGGAATAGTTTCATCTGATATAGGTTCAGCGATGAGGGTTGAAGTACAGCTATTGGATGCAGAGAACGCTCCAAACTGTGCTGCAGAGAATGACAAAATAGTGCAGGTATGAGCATAAACTACTATTTCGATCTCCATGAGTCAAACTAGTGACAGTTATATACTTCCTTAAATGTATTTTGTAGccataaataactaaattttgGTTCGCTTCGCCCTCTATGTTAACCAATAACAAAATTGGAAAGAACAGTGTAAAATGTTTCACTATGGAAGACAAAGATACATGATAGCTACTGGTTGAGGATAGGTTTTTGACACGTATATAACTTTTATTGTAAGtattatttatctatatttttaaCGTACgtttcatttttactttacGTAAAAGGACCTTAAATACTCTTAAactattggaaatggtacaaaactacccttcatctatctattggctccaaaatgcccttctcatccacctattggctgcaaaatacccttgtcatccacctttgggttcaaaattgaccacttatttaacgattttaaatttaaactatttaaatatttttttaaatactttgcGCTCAATTAtaggttataatttaatttattaataccATTTATAAACTAATTCACTACCCGTCCATTACTCATTAAACCacacccaattaataaatcaattctaatatcaaaatcgtctaaacactactaaaacacgatgaaattacaAATTCCTGAAAttgacataaaaaattattcgagtctGAATTGAAGcctcaattaaatttaggttgagccacttatttaggaggacacttttcAATAGAATGctctttcaattttaaatttgaaatttatgatcaaagttaaagaagtagtacattccgaataaatttttgttttttcaaagtataattttataaatatttatgatttttaaatattaaaattttaatatattatttttaaaagaagttatctattaagtaacatcacataattgagatgatggaataattaagatgaacatagtcaggtAATTCTTATTTTGACACTTGAATTATAACATGTTTTGATTGAGGACTTGAATGTTTGATAATGTAATTCTATAGACATTTTCGCCTCGAATTTTAGAAACACTCATTGGTAGTTTTCctgttgttgcattagtaatgGGGCGAGTTTATTAATTGAGTGGGGTTAAATTAGTAATGAGTGGtggattaattaataaattatattaataagttaaattataacaaatagcaGAGGGCcacatatttttagaaatatttgattagtttaaatttaaaatcattaaataagtggtcaattttgaacccaaaggacaagggtattttgaagccaataggtggatgagaatggtattttggagccaataggtggatggagggtagtttaataccatttctaatacttaaaggatattttagaccctttccgtttattttatttatttatttattaggatgatgatatgatatgagCTTAAATGACGAAATGATATAGCCGATCCCAACTTATTTGGAACTAAGCATAGTTATTGTTTTATTGATAACTTCTCTTCAACttcataaaaaggaaaaaagttatCTTGCTTCAATTATAGCAAAATCCAGATGTCATTGTAACCATGATATTTAACACTTATCTTGCTAGATAAATATTAGACctagaattaaattaaatcttcaatgttctttctttttagtCCTTCCAAAGTTCATGCATTGAAGATCAGAAACTTGAAGGTAAATTGCATTAGTCCGCGTTGAAATAATTCTAGGTTTCCGCATGGATCTAGTTTAATGTCTCCTGTTCTTGCATGGGAGTTCTTGTTGCTATTTGAGATAATATCGCAGATCACTAATTCCAACTACCCATAACAGTGTCTTTAAACTTGAACTCGGAAGCTTACAGGATGCCCGTGTAACTAATGAGGTCATTTGATTATGCTGCTTTCACATGCCAACTATATAAATTGGCCAACCAACCACCAAACGGCACCTACTTGTACTGTTAATTTTCTTCTCATAAGGTTGTCTTTCCATTGCAAATTGAATGTCTATAATTGATttgccacatgtactaagtaaaTGCAAACACTATGCCTAAATCCCAAGCTAGTTGGAGTTCACTGTGTGTTCGTGTGTGTGTGAATTCTCATGGTCCATGTTGCCCCATTTAGACTAGCAGTAGTAGTAGtcctatatttgaatatttaggCTCTTGCACTGATAAACACATCTCTAGCAAGAATGAGAGACTAGTGAACTAAACCTTGATCACAAATAATTGCTACCCGGTATATGGATTGTTTCTTCTATTATGCCTTCTAATGCAGCTTTTgacttcaaaattattttttgcccTCATTTTTGCTTTATTTGCAACTGGATGATAAAGGCGTTATTCTGCAGATCATTGGCGAGCATGATAACGTGAGGAATGCCCTTTTTCAACTTACTGGTAGGCTGAGGGAAATGGTCTTTTCCAGCTTGGTTTCTGAAGTAGCAGTGCCTACAAAATATTCTTGTTCTTGCTCCAAGAGCAGTAAACATGAATTTGGTACTAGTATGCCTTCTCAGTCGGATCATTTGTCCAGCTTTTCTACTCTTTACCAAACGGATCACCTTGGCTTTGGACCAAATCTTGGTGGTCCTCATACATTGTTACAGGACAAGGTTTGGAAGCTGTATCCTATTTGCTTACGGGGCTTCTTTGTCTGGAATACCTCTTGGGGATTTAATATTTGAAAGGTATTTATTTGTGCAGTCGAAGGATAGATCGAATAACAAGATGGGCAAGCCGGTCAAACGAAGCATGGGTAGCTGGAAGAGTTCTCATGGTCGACGTGAGAGTGGAAGGTTTGAGTTCTGACTGGCACACGTAactactattttttaatttttattttagaggTAATCATCAAAACCACACCTGAATTACACGTTTTTGAGAGTTCCCTACTTGCACTATCAAAGATTTACTTTTACTACCATTCCTACTTGAACTATCGATCATTTATTAAAACGCACCTCAACTGTCAGCATCATTCAGGTAGTAAAGGGAATAACTGATAGTTGAGGTGCGATCCAATAAACATTTGGTGATAGTTCCAAGTAGGAAACTCACCCACTTGAAAGATCatatatgaaactcaaaaaaccGGGCTAATTTAGGCTTAGTTGCGCGtactcttcacttttgatgctGCACCCGTGTCAGATTCTCTAAAACTACACTACTTTTGGCGACTCCGACACGCACccgttgacatttttgaagagtccgagcaataGACTTCACCTGGTGTTTTTGACCCTTTGctctattttttcttcttttaaatgTTGTCTTTTAAGGACAGCTTGATACCTGACAACTTTGTTTTCTACAATAAAAAAACCTCGGATACATGTGCTTATTTCTTATTCCTCGGACTCTATATATACCTGCTTTGTGATGTTTCTTGCTATTCATTGGCTGATCAGGATGGATGAGAATGAGACAGCAAGCAAACCCATCGTGGTAAATGttccaaaacaaaaatttgGTTCTGTTTATGGCGAGGATGGTTCCAATTTGACTCGACTGAAAGAGGTAAGTTCCACACCCtcctaaaaagaaaaggaataaaaCAACAGAATGCAAATGCAAAGGTAACAAAAGATAGAGAAGAAAACTAGGATGAATCGATGTGATTGCGAACCCAAGGTTTTCTTTTTTAGGGTCATACTCAAGTCAAAATCATGTCATTTAAATTTACATTATTATCAACACATTAAGTTTATGTGGATTGCATCTGTTTTCTATGTTATGAATCAGATCTCTGGAGCGACAGTCGTCCTACAAGATCCAGGTCCCGGAGAATGTGATGGAAAGGTGACCATATCCGGTACACCTGAACAGATCCAGATGGCACAAAGCCTTCTTCAAGCCTTCATCTTCTTGTAATCAGCGGTCCGGGACATAGactgacaaaaaaaatatagatgcTACTACCTTATATGTCGATAAGAGTATTTCTTCGTCATTAGGAAATAGTTATGGTGCATTTGGTGACCTGTAAGTATACATGCTCCATATATATGTTGTCTAGCTGCTTGCTTTCGAAATTAGGTGTTAGACTTTAAAAGCCTCTGTGTTATACAACAGTTTTCGATGAAGCTTAGTAGTGCTAAACAACAAAGCACTTGATACAAACTTAGTTTGAGCTAGACATGGTGTAACGTTCTTTATAGAGTCGGATTTGGAACTTAAAGTTGATGAGTTCAAACATGTAAAACTCTTGGCATTGGGCTCATTGCATTTATGAAATTATGGGTTTAGAACTTATACTTGTTGAAATTCTAGTGATTTTTATcagatatattatatattatatatagagag
The DNA window shown above is from Solanum lycopersicum chromosome 11, SLM_r2.1 and carries:
- the LOC101250762 gene encoding KH domain-containing protein HEN4, which gives rise to MNNQNHYRPPIKKFGSGSSSGGDQTAVLHPGQVHFRLLCHVSTAGGVIGNSGGLIRQLEAQTGCRIRFEDPLPNCHERVVNITGDSIIDRKIRVSYEGSDEEVEVVEVSRAQEGLIRVYERVLQVEGNGGAVGCRLLAISGQIGALMGKGGVIVDGIRKSTGAKIKVLTKEQLPACAVVPGEELIQIMGVIAVVKRALVHVSRRLQIRLPAERYKDQATSKGASHEQPVDYPLDTKSSIQPLPRNAVNHSSVAHSLSSDVDRVLNLDADSAQRKVVFRLLCSYISAGGVIGKGAQIVKALEKDTGASIKFSTPTVRSKERVAIIYSLEVRKPLYSPAQVATVRVFERSVEVSREHGHIKAGSISARILVGPHEVKCLLDEKGIVSSDIGSAMRVEVQLLDAENAPNCAAENDKIVQIIGEHDNVRNALFQLTGRLREMVFSSLVSEVAVPTKYSCSCSKSSKHEFGTSMPSQSDHLSSFSTLYQTDHLGFGPNLGGPHTLLQDKSKDRSNNKMGKPVKRSMGSWKSSHGRRESGRMDENETASKPIVVNVPKQKFGSVYGEDGSNLTRLKEISGATVVLQDPGPGECDGKVTISGTPEQIQMAQSLLQAFIFL